CGGGGATAATAAAGGCCCCGTAGCTGACGCCGTCGATATCACCCATGCGCGAGCCGATGGCGGCACCGAACACAATAAAGTAGAGGGAAGTGGAGAGTACCGGTGAGGCGATGCTCTGCATCAGCGTACGCCAGGTGCGCGCCATTTCAAATTTGTAAATTGCTGCAATTCCGTACCAGTTCATTCCTGCGTCTCCTTGCTCAGCTGCTCCTCGCGTTCCCGACGCGCACCATTTACCAGGGTTACAAAGATTTCTTCCAGGGAGCTCTCTCTGGTGTGCAGGTCACGAAAATCGATATTGGCCGCGTTGAGACGGCGCAGGAATTCCGCGATGCCGGTATCTTCGCTTTTTACGTCGAAGCGGTATACCAGCTGGCTGCCGTCCCCATTGAGGCTGAGGGGCAAGTCAGCTAGAGCGTCGGGTATTTTCTGCAGGGGTTCAGGCAGATTGAGGCTGAGTTCCTTCTCACCCATTTTCTGCATCAGGGTACTTTTCTCTTCCACCAATACCAGCTCTCCGCGATTGATCACCCCGACGCGATCGGCCATCTCCTCGGCCTCCTCGATATAGTGTGTGGTGAGAATAATAGTGACACCGGAATCCTGTAGACCGCGCACCATTTCCCACATATCCTGGCGCAGCTCCACATCCACGCCAGCAGTGGGTTCATCCAGAAACAGGACATTGGGTTCGTGGGAGAGCGCCTTGGCTATCATCAGGCGGCGTTTCATACCGCCAGAAAGGGTAATAATTTTATTGTCCTTTTTTTCCCACAGGGACAACTGCCGCAGAATTTTTTCCAAGTAAGCTGGGTTTGGGGCCTTACCAAAAAGCCCTCGACTGAACTTAACTGCAGCCCAGACGGTTTCAAAGGCGTCGGTAGAAATTTCCTGCGGCACCAGACCGATTTCACCGCGGGCTTTGCGGTAATCGGCCTGAATGTCGTACCCATTTACGCGAACACTGCCGCTACTGGCATTGACGATACCGCACACAATGCTGATCAGGGTGGTTTTGCCGGCACCATTGGGGCCGAGCAGGGCAAAAATTTCCCCGCGTTTAATTTCCAGGTCCACATTGTTGAGTGCGGTAAATCCTCCGGCATAGGTTTTGCCGAGGCCCTGGATCGAAATAATAGGTTCCACTTTCTCTCCTTGCCAAAGTGACAGATTCTTCTTTGGCGCTGCGTTGTCGGGAGGGTCTACATCCTACCGCAAAATAATTTCAGTGGATGTTTTTGTTTTAAGCCAGCGGGTTATCAGGGCTATTGTCGCCAGCAACAGCAATCCGATAGCCGCTGTGGAAAAAGCACTGGCAAGGCCAAAGCGATTGATCCACGGCTGGCTGAGAAAAGGCGATATAAACTGCCCGATAAATACACTGGCGGTAAGTGCTCCGGAAATTCGACCACGCATATGTTCAACAGCCGATTCAAGCCCTGTTGAAAATATATGTGGTATGAGCGTTCCCATACCACCGCCGTAAATGGCCATGGCAAGAATAATTTCGGTATAAGATTCTGCAATGGAGATCAGCCCCATACCCGTCGCCATAGTGGCAAAACTGAAAGCAAAAATTCCGAATTTTCCAAACTTTTTACGTGCGTGGGGGAACAGGGTTAGTGAGGCGAGGGCGCCCATCAGGT
This DNA window, taken from Microbulbifer sp. GL-2, encodes the following:
- a CDS encoding ABC transporter ATP-binding protein; translation: MEPIISIQGLGKTYAGGFTALNNVDLEIKRGEIFALLGPNGAGKTTLISIVCGIVNASSGSVRVNGYDIQADYRKARGEIGLVPQEISTDAFETVWAAVKFSRGLFGKAPNPAYLEKILRQLSLWEKKDNKIITLSGGMKRRLMIAKALSHEPNVLFLDEPTAGVDVELRQDMWEMVRGLQDSGVTIILTTHYIEEAEEMADRVGVINRGELVLVEEKSTLMQKMGEKELSLNLPEPLQKIPDALADLPLSLNGDGSQLVYRFDVKSEDTGIAEFLRRLNAANIDFRDLHTRESSLEEIFVTLVNGARREREEQLSKETQE